Proteins co-encoded in one Chitinophagales bacterium genomic window:
- a CDS encoding AsmA-like C-terminal region-containing protein, whose amino-acid sequence MIKKISLIILGIVLLFVAALIIAPNFFKAKIVTFAKEQLNANLNAHVDFSDISLSLIKDFPDLHVCLENLEIAGKGDFEGDTLANISQLALTVNVKSLFNQEQIEVKQVKVIDAKILAKVLRDGRANWDVTLPDTIEVTNAEAEPTTFNVGVQAYSLANTDIIYDDASLDTKVTIKGLNHEGKGDFTQDLFTLNTKTTMDAFTINYEGIAYLNRVKTKVDTDFAMDMVNGKYTFKGGKVLLNALPIDVDGWLQMPPTSDDINMDITFDAKESDFKYLLSLMPAIYMNDFKGVETKGRMALKGFVKGTYNAQKMPGFNVDLKAMDAYFQYPDLPKAVENIQVDMQIKNPDGVPDHTEINFSKFAFQVDQDPFEIVANIKTPVSDPNFDMKAKGKVNLTNLAQSYPMEGAKMSGMIEADIVAKGKMSDVEQSRYEQFDMSGDLKVNDLIYASTNLPQDLNVKSLSMFFTPSNVQVRDINAIVGRSDFKGSASVENILGYAFGKGTLTGKADIQSNQFDCNEWLLEEGETLPADPDAKGASEVYEVFEVPENIDMTITAKAGKVLYDNIELKNVTGKLLVKDESIELADFSSETLDGSIVMNGSYSTKDHSNKPHVSMEYDMKEIDVVQAFITFNSMEKLAPIAKYIKGNFSSKFKVSGNLNENMMPDMSTFDGNGLFAVLKGSIAGFKPMDKIANALQIKELEQVKNFDASTIFSFENGRVSVKPFDISPFGVKMNIFGTHGFDQTLDYDIKVQVPRDKLGAQAKSLVLSLTEQLAKKDIVLDVPDFININLKLTGTLQDPKVETDFTDALASAGKSVVDAAKELIDESVNMVKDEAKELVDKQKEKITQATNEVKDELKDKAGGLTKDLKSKALENPDSAKVFLKDQVKDLKENGTKGVADKATDLLKGGKDDTKGSKDSLEQNLGKNAKDKANETLKNLFGKPKKKEEPVDTSGN is encoded by the coding sequence ATGATAAAGAAAATTTCCCTCATCATACTCGGCATTGTTTTGCTGTTTGTTGCAGCATTGATAATTGCCCCCAATTTTTTCAAAGCCAAGATAGTCACTTTTGCCAAAGAACAACTCAATGCCAATCTGAATGCGCATGTTGATTTCAGCGATATTAGCCTCTCGCTCATCAAGGATTTTCCAGATTTACATGTATGCTTAGAAAACTTAGAGATAGCAGGAAAGGGCGATTTTGAAGGAGATACACTTGCCAATATTTCTCAGTTGGCACTGACTGTCAATGTTAAATCACTTTTTAATCAAGAACAAATTGAAGTCAAGCAGGTCAAGGTCATTGATGCCAAAATTTTGGCAAAAGTGTTGAGAGATGGACGAGCGAATTGGGATGTGACTTTGCCAGACACTATTGAAGTGACGAATGCCGAAGCCGAACCCACGACCTTCAATGTAGGCGTTCAAGCATACAGTCTTGCCAATACCGACATCATTTACGACGACGCTTCTTTGGATACCAAAGTGACGATAAAAGGACTGAATCATGAAGGGAAAGGAGATTTTACGCAAGACTTATTCACGCTCAATACCAAAACTACGATGGATGCTTTTACCATCAATTATGAGGGAATTGCTTACCTCAATCGGGTGAAAACAAAAGTTGACACAGATTTTGCGATGGACATGGTGAACGGAAAATATACCTTCAAAGGCGGAAAAGTATTGCTGAATGCGCTACCAATTGACGTAGATGGTTGGCTACAAATGCCTCCTACTTCGGACGATATCAACATGGACATCACCTTTGATGCCAAAGAATCAGACTTCAAATATTTGCTGTCTTTGATGCCCGCTATTTACATGAATGATTTTAAAGGTGTCGAAACAAAGGGGCGAATGGCATTGAAGGGCTTTGTGAAAGGTACGTACAATGCACAAAAAATGCCTGGCTTCAATGTAGATTTGAAGGCAATGGACGCTTATTTTCAATACCCTGATTTGCCGAAAGCAGTGGAAAACATCCAAGTTGATATGCAAATCAAAAATCCAGATGGTGTTCCCGATCATACCGAAATCAACTTCTCCAAATTTGCCTTTCAAGTAGATCAAGACCCATTTGAAATCGTAGCAAATATCAAAACCCCCGTTTCTGACCCCAATTTTGACATGAAAGCAAAAGGTAAGGTAAATCTCACCAATTTGGCGCAAAGTTATCCGATGGAAGGAGCGAAAATGTCGGGTATGATTGAAGCGGATATTGTAGCCAAAGGAAAGATGTCGGATGTCGAACAGAGTCGCTACGAACAGTTTGACATGAGTGGAGATTTGAAGGTAAATGATTTGATTTATGCATCAACCAATTTACCACAAGATTTGAATGTCAAGAGTTTATCTATGTTTTTTACGCCCAGCAACGTGCAAGTGCGTGACATCAATGCAATCGTGGGACGCAGTGATTTTAAGGGTTCGGCAAGTGTGGAAAATATTCTAGGCTATGCGTTTGGGAAAGGAACATTGACAGGAAAGGCAGACATTCAATCCAATCAATTTGACTGCAATGAGTGGCTTTTGGAGGAAGGAGAAACCTTGCCAGCAGATCCCGATGCGAAAGGTGCTTCGGAGGTCTATGAAGTGTTTGAAGTTCCCGAAAACATCGATATGACCATCACTGCAAAAGCAGGTAAAGTGTTGTACGACAACATCGAACTGAAAAATGTAACAGGTAAACTCTTAGTCAAAGATGAATCTATTGAACTCGCCGATTTTTCGTCAGAAACCTTGGATGGAAGCATTGTGATGAATGGTTCTTATAGTACCAAAGACCATTCCAATAAGCCTCATGTGAGTATGGAGTATGATATGAAAGAAATTGATGTAGTTCAGGCGTTTATCACCTTCAATTCGATGGAAAAACTCGCTCCGATTGCCAAATACATCAAAGGTAATTTTTCTTCAAAATTTAAGGTTTCGGGTAATCTGAACGAAAACATGATGCCCGACATGAGCACTTTTGATGGAAATGGTTTGTTTGCAGTGTTGAAGGGAAGCATTGCAGGATTCAAACCAATGGACAAAATAGCAAATGCACTTCAAATCAAGGAATTAGAACAAGTCAAAAATTTCGATGCCAGCACTATTTTTTCTTTTGAAAATGGACGTGTATCAGTCAAACCTTTCGATATCAGTCCTTTTGGGGTAAAAATGAACATATTTGGTACACATGGTTTCGACCAAACTTTGGACTACGACATCAAGGTACAAGTACCGAGAGACAAGCTGGGCGCACAAGCTAAATCGCTGGTATTGAGCCTAACCGAGCAGCTGGCTAAAAAAGACATTGTATTGGATGTGCCAGATTTTATCAACATCAATCTCAAACTAACGGGTACACTGCAAGATCCAAAAGTGGAAACCGACTTTACGGATGCTTTGGCTTCGGCGGGTAAATCGGTTGTAGATGCTGCAAAGGAACTCATTGACGAATCGGTCAACATGGTGAAAGATGAGGCGAAAGAATTGGTGGACAAGCAAAAAGAAAAAATCACACAGGCTACCAATGAGGTGAAAGACGAACTAAAAGATAAAGCAGGTGGATTGACCAAAGACTTGAAAAGTAAAGCCTTGGAGAATCCTGATTCTGCAAAGGTTTTCTTGAAAGATCAAGTGAAAGACCTCAAAGAAAATGGTACAAAAGGTGTGGCAGACAAGGCAACGGACTTATTGAAGGGCGGAAAGGACGACACCAAAGGTTCTAAGGATTCGCTGGAGCAAAATTTGGGTAAAAACGCCAAAGACAAAGCGAATGAAACTTTGAAAAATCTTTTTGGGAAACCGAAAAAGAAGGAGGAACCTGTGGATACTTCGGGGAATTAA
- a CDS encoding DUF6471 domain-containing protein translates to MLYTNEKVKRLLKSELVKRGITTTDLVILLNNVGLNETKSSIASKISRGTFSATFFLQCLDVIGCSKLDISDYPTNLSIAAEPKIEYTINNDKK, encoded by the coding sequence ATGCTTTATACCAATGAAAAAGTCAAACGATTATTAAAATCTGAATTGGTTAAAAGAGGTATAACAACTACCGATTTGGTTATTCTTCTAAACAATGTGGGTTTGAATGAAACGAAATCAAGTATTGCAAGCAAAATTAGCAGAGGAACTTTTAGTGCAACTTTCTTCCTACAATGTTTAGATGTAATTGGTTGTTCAAAATTGGATATTAGCGATTATCCAACAAATTTAAGCATTGCTGCCGAGCCAAAAATTGAATACACAATAAATAATGATAAAAAATAA
- the dcm gene encoding DNA (cytosine-5-)-methyltransferase gives MIKNNKLRFIDLFAGLGGIRLGFEQACQDKGIEAECVMTSEIKPHAIKTLKYNHDHENFVGDIFQVKNEDIPNFDFLFGGFPCQPFSTGGKRQGFADTRGTLFFEIERIIKYHQPMGFILENVEGLVKHDLENKKDPIGRTLSTIIYKLEKELGYQVSWEVLDSVNFGVPQSRKRVFIVGTKDHKISLKDFYVEYKVLRSVLEEGKETMNTDFTQKLLAHFTIQELYGKSIKDKRGGKNNIHSWDIGLKGECTKEQISLLNQLFKERRKKHWAKEIGIDWMDGMPLTLKQIQTFAPSNNLFSSYNLKELLDDLVEKGYLRFEHPKKLVTQETENGTIQSRIYDETKPKGYNIVTGKLSFEVNKVLDPNDIAPTLVATDMAKIVVPDGNGIRRLTIREGLRIFGYPENYKIPVKERFAFDLLGNTVVVPVVKAIAERVLEAIDLKDKKVERIEEVIIEA, from the coding sequence ATGATAAAAAATAATAAACTACGTTTTATTGATTTGTTCGCTGGATTAGGAGGAATCCGCTTGGGTTTTGAACAAGCATGTCAAGATAAAGGTATTGAAGCAGAGTGTGTGATGACCTCTGAAATCAAGCCTCATGCAATCAAAACTTTGAAGTACAATCATGACCATGAAAACTTTGTGGGAGATATTTTTCAAGTAAAAAATGAGGATATTCCAAATTTTGATTTCCTTTTTGGAGGTTTTCCTTGTCAACCATTTAGCACTGGCGGGAAAAGGCAAGGTTTTGCTGATACAAGAGGAACTTTGTTTTTTGAGATTGAAAGAATAATCAAATACCATCAACCTATGGGTTTTATACTCGAAAATGTAGAAGGTTTGGTTAAACATGATTTAGAAAACAAAAAAGACCCTATAGGTAGAACTTTATCAACAATTATCTATAAGCTTGAAAAAGAACTTGGTTATCAGGTATCTTGGGAGGTTCTGGATTCTGTAAATTTTGGTGTGCCTCAGTCAAGAAAGAGAGTGTTTATCGTTGGCACGAAAGACCACAAAATTTCATTGAAGGATTTTTATGTGGAATACAAGGTTTTGAGGAGTGTCTTGGAAGAAGGCAAGGAAACTATGAATACCGATTTTACTCAGAAACTATTGGCTCACTTTACGATTCAAGAACTGTATGGTAAATCTATAAAAGACAAACGAGGCGGCAAGAACAACATTCATAGTTGGGATATTGGGCTTAAGGGCGAATGCACAAAAGAACAAATCTCTTTATTGAATCAACTATTTAAAGAACGTAGAAAAAAGCATTGGGCGAAAGAGATTGGCATTGATTGGATGGATGGTATGCCCTTGACTTTGAAGCAAATTCAAACTTTTGCTCCTTCCAATAATTTATTTAGCAGTTACAACTTAAAAGAATTACTGGACGATTTGGTTGAAAAGGGTTATTTACGTTTTGAACATCCCAAAAAATTGGTGACACAGGAAACAGAAAATGGCACTATACAATCTCGGATATATGATGAAACAAAACCGAAAGGCTACAATATTGTGACAGGAAAACTGAGCTTTGAAGTAAACAAGGTTTTAGATCCCAATGACATCGCTCCTACCCTTGTTGCAACAGATATGGCGAAAATTGTAGTTCCTGATGGGAATGGCATTAGAAGGTTGACAATAAGAGAAGGTCTAAGAATTTTTGGTTATCCCGAAAATTATAAAATACCTGTTAAAGAACGTTTTGCCTTTGATTTACTCGGCAATACAGTTGTCGTTCCTGTGGTGAAAGCTATTGCAGAAAGGGTTCTGGAAGCTATAGACTTAAAAGACAAAAAGGTAGAACGAATCGAAGAAGTAATCATAGAAGCATAA
- a CDS encoding NgoBV family restriction endonuclease produces the protein MPSKLRVSAAQIYNELVNNFDIKSKIGSVEIKLGNITARYNGKDAVGDLLQEWIRNWFDSKNYYYRTRGNTQEFPDFLLSDSDTGDFLEIKTFNADAGPAFDIANFDSYCTSLLTKPERIEADYLILSYRMINAELRIHNVWLKKVWEISSPSGPNPIKVQTKRGQIYNIRPCTWYSQRLKHVAFTNKIDFLRALADTQDMYLQCAGYRENWLYNVINKYAENTGLMLL, from the coding sequence ATGCCGAGCAAATTAAGAGTATCAGCAGCACAAATTTACAATGAACTTGTCAATAATTTTGACATCAAAAGTAAGATTGGAAGTGTTGAAATAAAATTAGGGAATATTACTGCAAGGTACAATGGAAAAGATGCTGTTGGCGATTTGCTTCAAGAATGGATTAGAAATTGGTTTGATAGCAAAAACTATTATTACAGAACTAGAGGAAATACTCAAGAATTTCCTGATTTCTTGCTTTCTGATAGCGATACTGGAGACTTTCTGGAGATAAAAACATTCAATGCCGATGCAGGTCCTGCATTTGATATCGCAAATTTTGATTCATATTGCACATCATTATTGACCAAACCCGAAAGAATTGAAGCAGATTATTTGATTTTGAGTTATAGGATGATTAATGCTGAACTTAGAATTCATAATGTTTGGTTAAAGAAAGTTTGGGAGATTTCAAGCCCCTCTGGACCTAACCCAATCAAAGTTCAAACAAAGAGAGGGCAGATTTACAACATACGTCCATGTACATGGTATTCACAAAGACTTAAACACGTAGCTTTTACAAATAAAATAGATTTTCTCAGAGCTTTAGCTGATACTCAAGATATGTATCTTCAGTGTGCAGGATATAGAGAAAATTGGTTGTACAATGTGATTAATAAATATGCTGAAAATACAGGACTTATGCTTCTATGA
- a CDS encoding D-2-hydroxyacid dehydrogenase, producing the protein MNIVILDGYVANSGDLSWKGITQLGETTIYDRTPPDLVFDRAKQAEILVVNKVVLDETMLNKLSPKLKCVCTLATGYNNIDVKTAQKCGITICNAIGYGSPSVAQHVFALLLQLTNQVALHNQSVQNNEWANSKDWSYTKSPMMELAGKTIGVYGTGQIGQQVIKIAMAFDMNILAVRKNPNKPTPQYVKLVDIPTLFGKSDVLTLHAPLTYENTHIVNRKTLSIMKPTAFLINTGRGGLVNEADLREALLYGSIAGAALDVLSEEPPPQNHLLLNLPNCIITPHLAWATRESRSRLIQIVADNIEAFLKGKPQNVVS; encoded by the coding sequence ATGAACATTGTAATCTTAGACGGCTATGTAGCCAATTCTGGTGATTTGAGTTGGAAAGGTATCACCCAACTAGGGGAAACAACTATTTACGATAGAACTCCTCCCGACTTAGTATTTGACCGAGCCAAACAAGCAGAGATTTTGGTGGTCAATAAGGTAGTTTTGGATGAAACGATGCTCAACAAATTATCCCCAAAGCTAAAATGTGTCTGTACACTTGCAACGGGCTACAACAACATTGATGTAAAAACAGCTCAAAAATGCGGCATCACAATATGCAATGCAATTGGTTATGGTTCTCCTTCGGTAGCGCAACACGTTTTTGCACTTTTGCTTCAATTGACCAATCAAGTCGCACTTCACAACCAAAGCGTCCAAAACAATGAATGGGCAAACTCCAAAGATTGGTCTTATACCAAAAGTCCGATGATGGAATTGGCAGGCAAAACGATAGGCGTGTATGGCACAGGTCAAATCGGGCAGCAGGTCATCAAAATTGCAATGGCTTTTGATATGAACATCCTCGCCGTCCGAAAAAATCCCAACAAACCTACACCTCAATATGTGAAATTGGTGGACATTCCGACCTTGTTTGGCAAAAGTGATGTATTGACCCTACACGCCCCTTTGACCTACGAAAACACCCACATCGTCAACCGCAAAACACTTTCGATTATGAAACCCACTGCCTTCTTAATCAACACAGGGCGAGGCGGTTTGGTCAATGAAGCGGACTTACGAGAAGCACTTTTGTATGGTTCGATTGCGGGGGCAGCTTTAGACGTACTTTCAGAAGAACCGCCTCCACAAAACCACCTCCTTCTCAACCTTCCCAATTGCATCATTACTCCTCACCTTGCTTGGGCAACCCGAGAATCGAGAAGCCGTTTGATTCAGATTGTAGCAGACAACATTGAAGCTTTTTTGAAGGGAAAACCACAAAATGTGGTGAGTTGA
- a CDS encoding membrane or secreted protein: MKHFSLLLLLISSFNIFILQAQQPNTSPTKRGVVIDDSGVMKWADTQEEIQGFGVNYTTPFAHAYRSALKLGVNPLEAIDEDVYHFSRLGFDLYRVHVWDTEISDTLGNLLFNEHLNAFDYLLKKLGERNINYVITPIAFWGNGWPEPDDKTPGFSAKYGKDKCLTNPDAIAAQQNYLYQFMNHVNPYTQVAYKNDPRLIAIEISNEPHHREAPEKVTKFVKGMVESVRKTGYEKPIFYNISHSVHLADDYFKADIQGGTFQWYPTGLGYQEELQGNFLPNVDKYDIPFEATIKKHKAAKLVYEFDAADIGKSYIYPAMARSFRTTGIQIATHFAYDPTYLAYANTEYNTHHMNLAYTPDKALSLKICSEVFHHIPMYKDFGAYPQNAEFDDFLVNYEQNLAMFNTNEKYFHTNSTSIAPKNSAKLQHLAGHGSSPIVEYSGTGAYFLDKLEKGVWRLEVMPDALIIRNPYGRNSLDKKVAVIQWNENQINIKLNDLGMDFNIHPLNDGNSFKTQTKNGLFTITPGSYLLTKAGINSKWKASDNWQNIRLGEFHAPKSTVDKIYLVHEPFASTTANEDLKITAQVISPNPNFKVQLQLTSGLDWKLIEMERKEGFKYVATIPKNQTKQGFLTYYLYVKSSDENTTFPAAKTGFPYDWDFYERTPYSVRVIKKEQPIYLFDAQEDWTKLSLSWWSRDSQLIPTNQAHEAEYQIRINELFQKDEENLNATPIYDYSIKYYINRKVNHLRTQLTEKKVLVLKARSLDAEPKPIQISLTTKDGRAYGKVVELGTTLQEYEIPIAALKEVKTITMPRPYPTFLPYYFEADATTQHQLNMADIEGIQISIGPDIEENQRMKAHGVGIVGVMLR, translated from the coding sequence ATGAAACACTTTTCCCTTTTATTGCTCCTCATCTCCTCCTTCAATATTTTCATACTTCAAGCACAACAACCCAACACTTCCCCCACCAAACGAGGAGTCGTAATAGACGATTCGGGTGTGATGAAATGGGCAGATACACAAGAAGAAATACAAGGTTTTGGAGTGAACTATACCACCCCTTTTGCACATGCGTATCGGTCAGCATTGAAGTTGGGAGTCAATCCGTTGGAGGCAATTGATGAAGATGTGTATCACTTTTCCCGATTGGGATTCGACCTTTATAGAGTTCATGTTTGGGACACCGAAATCAGTGACACTTTGGGAAATTTGTTGTTCAATGAACACTTAAACGCTTTTGATTATTTATTGAAAAAATTAGGTGAACGAAACATCAACTATGTCATCACCCCCATTGCTTTTTGGGGCAACGGTTGGCCTGAACCCGATGACAAAACGCCGGGATTTTCTGCAAAATATGGCAAAGACAAATGCCTCACAAATCCCGATGCCATTGCAGCCCAACAGAATTATTTGTACCAATTCATGAACCATGTCAATCCTTATACACAAGTTGCGTACAAAAACGATCCTCGCCTCATTGCCATCGAAATCAGCAACGAACCGCATCACCGAGAAGCTCCCGAAAAAGTCACCAAATTTGTAAAAGGAATGGTCGAATCTGTCCGCAAAACGGGCTACGAAAAACCTATTTTTTACAACATCAGCCACAGCGTACATTTAGCAGACGACTACTTCAAAGCCGATATTCAAGGCGGCACCTTCCAATGGTATCCAACGGGTTTGGGTTATCAAGAAGAATTGCAGGGAAATTTTCTACCGAATGTGGACAAGTACGACATTCCTTTTGAAGCGACCATCAAAAAGCACAAAGCAGCGAAATTGGTCTATGAATTTGATGCAGCAGATATTGGCAAATCCTACATTTATCCTGCAATGGCTCGTTCGTTCAGAACAACAGGTATTCAGATTGCCACACATTTTGCGTATGACCCCACTTATTTAGCGTATGCCAATACGGAGTACAATACGCACCACATGAATTTAGCCTATACACCAGACAAGGCATTGAGTTTGAAGATATGTTCAGAGGTTTTTCACCACATTCCGATGTACAAAGATTTTGGTGCATACCCCCAAAACGCCGAATTTGACGACTTTTTGGTAAACTACGAACAGAATCTCGCGATGTTCAATACCAATGAAAAATATTTTCACACCAACAGCACTTCCATCGCTCCCAAAAATTCTGCAAAACTCCAACACCTTGCAGGACATGGCAGTTCTCCAATCGTGGAATACAGTGGAACAGGAGCTTACTTTCTGGACAAACTCGAAAAGGGCGTTTGGCGATTGGAGGTAATGCCTGACGCACTTATCATCCGAAATCCATATGGTAGAAACAGCCTCGACAAAAAAGTGGCAGTAATTCAATGGAATGAAAACCAAATAAATATCAAACTAAATGATTTGGGAATGGACTTCAATATCCACCCTCTCAATGACGGTAATTCCTTCAAAACCCAAACAAAAAATGGCCTATTTACGATCACTCCTGGCAGTTACCTACTCACCAAAGCAGGTATAAACTCCAAATGGAAGGCCTCGGACAATTGGCAAAACATTCGATTGGGTGAATTTCACGCTCCCAAAAGTACAGTGGATAAAATCTATTTGGTACATGAACCCTTTGCTTCAACGACTGCAAACGAAGATTTGAAAATAACGGCGCAGGTAATCAGCCCCAATCCCAACTTCAAAGTACAACTACAATTGACCAGCGGCTTGGATTGGAAATTGATAGAAATGGAGCGAAAAGAAGGCTTCAAATATGTTGCAACTATTCCAAAGAATCAAACCAAGCAAGGTTTTTTGACCTACTACTTATATGTAAAAAGCAGCGATGAGAACACCACTTTTCCTGCTGCAAAAACGGGTTTTCCCTACGATTGGGATTTTTATGAGCGCACTCCTTACAGCGTGCGGGTCATCAAAAAAGAGCAGCCAATTTACTTATTTGATGCTCAAGAGGATTGGACAAAACTTTCACTGAGCTGGTGGTCAAGAGATTCTCAATTGATTCCTACCAACCAAGCCCATGAAGCGGAATACCAAATCAGAATAAACGAATTGTTCCAAAAAGACGAAGAAAATCTCAATGCTACCCCAATTTACGATTACAGCATCAAATACTACATCAACCGAAAAGTCAATCACTTACGAACGCAACTAACTGAAAAGAAAGTTTTGGTTCTTAAGGCCCGTTCATTAGACGCAGAACCCAAACCCATACAAATTTCACTTACCACTAAAGATGGTAGAGCTTATGGCAAAGTTGTTGAACTGGGAACAACTTTACAGGAATACGAAATCCCTATTGCAGCATTGAAAGAAGTGAAAACCATCACTATGCCCCGTCCTTATCCAACTTTTTTGCCCTACTATTTTGAAGCAGATGCCACTACTCAACATCAACTGAATATGGCCGATATTGAAGGAATTCAAATTTCTATTGGACCTGATATTGAAGAGAACCAACGCATGAAAGCGCATGGTGTAGGAATTGTAGGAGTGATGTTGAGGTGA
- a CDS encoding 4'-phosphopantetheinyl transferase superfamily protein: MKIFFIHHPDQLPAKTFNTYLQQLPIPIQQKIRRYRRWKDQQAGLWGKLLLAKALKEFGYDKKLLSHLQYTTYQRPYFPENMEIKMDFNITHSGFVVACVVSEKQRIGIDVEHIRPIEIHHFTKQFSTIEIQQMYGAQNTERAFFERWCQKEAIIKVDGRGLSIPLPQVLIEGLTAKVEDQIFYLQPLQLVDDYASYLASTEPIEGFEVQEMTIEALLF; this comes from the coding sequence ATGAAAATCTTCTTCATACACCATCCCGACCAACTTCCTGCTAAAACCTTCAATACCTACCTTCAACAACTTCCGATTCCTATTCAACAGAAAATAAGAAGGTACAGACGTTGGAAAGATCAACAGGCGGGATTGTGGGGCAAATTGTTGTTAGCAAAAGCTTTGAAGGAATTTGGGTACGACAAAAAATTGTTGAGTCACCTGCAATATACGACTTACCAACGCCCTTATTTCCCTGAAAATATGGAAATAAAAATGGACTTCAATATCACTCACTCTGGCTTTGTAGTGGCTTGTGTAGTAAGCGAAAAACAGCGCATTGGCATTGACGTTGAACACATTCGCCCTATCGAAATCCATCATTTCACCAAACAATTTTCGACTATAGAAATACAACAGATGTACGGTGCTCAAAATACGGAAAGAGCCTTTTTTGAGCGTTGGTGCCAAAAAGAAGCCATCATCAAAGTAGATGGTCGTGGTTTGAGTATTCCATTGCCGCAAGTGCTGATTGAAGGATTGACCGCCAAAGTGGAAGACCAAATTTTTTACCTTCAACCTTTGCAGTTGGTGGACGATTATGCCAGCTATCTGGCTTCTACTGAACCCATTGAAGGTTTTGAAGTACAGGAAATGACAATTGAAGCACTGTTATTTTGA
- a CDS encoding NADPH-dependent FMN reductase, whose translation MNIVVISGSVRIGRETHKVAEYLTAKLKENTTAYVHLIDLMAYPLPIMEETYGNLKTLPEGLIELQKLLHQADAMIWVSPEYHGTCTGALKNMLDYFWVEFYRKPIGVAAAATGRMGGINASTSMQQLVLSVGAYAMPLKLIVPFVDKAFDENGLPVEGDVEKGFVDFTSEFLWFAEAIVAKKMVVSA comes from the coding sequence ATGAACATTGTAGTGATTTCGGGGAGTGTTCGGATAGGAAGAGAAACCCATAAAGTAGCAGAATATTTGACGGCAAAATTGAAGGAAAATACAACTGCGTATGTTCACCTCATTGATTTGATGGCTTATCCGCTTCCGATTATGGAAGAAACCTACGGCAATCTCAAAACCTTGCCAGAAGGTTTGATAGAATTACAAAAACTGCTTCACCAAGCAGATGCAATGATTTGGGTGTCACCTGAATACCATGGTACCTGTACGGGGGCACTCAAAAACATGTTGGACTACTTTTGGGTAGAATTTTACCGCAAACCTATTGGTGTAGCGGCGGCAGCAACGGGTAGAATGGGCGGCATCAATGCTTCTACTTCCATGCAGCAATTGGTGCTTTCGGTTGGAGCTTATGCCATGCCTTTGAAGTTGATAGTCCCTTTTGTAGATAAGGCTTTTGACGAAAATGGATTGCCTGTTGAAGGAGATGTAGAGAAAGGTTTTGTAGATTTTACATCTGAATTTTTGTGGTTTGCAGAGGCGATTGTAGCGAAGAAGATGGTGGTAAGTGCGTAA
- a CDS encoding lysoplasmalogenase → MKTHKLLPFALLFSLLTAIHIVISSFSNTASLEYITKPLLMFVLGIYFHQSTPKPLSLLSKTMLIALFFSWLGDVLLMFQKYSELYFLLGLVSFLFAHVCYIFAFTKTLKSTKGSTKIVGFAILIYFAIGIGLISYLKEGLGEMLIPVIIYSFTIILMNIMSASRYEKVSPSSFRWVMIGAISFLVSDSLIAIHKFHAPIAASGLWIMATYCLGQYLIVVGILKQLWSDKLDR, encoded by the coding sequence ATGAAAACTCACAAACTACTTCCATTTGCACTTCTTTTCAGTTTATTGACTGCTATTCACATTGTTATCAGCAGTTTTAGCAATACAGCATCTTTGGAATACATCACCAAACCTTTGTTGATGTTTGTTTTGGGTATATATTTTCACCAAAGTACGCCCAAACCATTGTCCTTATTGAGCAAAACCATGCTAATTGCACTGTTTTTTTCGTGGCTGGGTGATGTTCTTTTGATGTTCCAAAAGTACAGCGAATTGTATTTTCTCTTGGGCTTGGTTAGTTTTCTATTCGCCCATGTTTGCTACATATTCGCATTTACCAAAACTCTCAAGTCCACAAAAGGTTCTACAAAAATAGTCGGATTCGCCATACTCATTTATTTTGCTATTGGTATTGGTTTGATTAGCTATTTAAAGGAAGGATTGGGCGAGATGTTAATCCCAGTCATAATTTATTCGTTTACCATTATTTTGATGAACATTATGTCTGCAAGTCGCTATGAAAAAGTCTCCCCTTCGAGTTTTAGATGGGTGATGATTGGCGCAATATCCTTTCTCGTTTCGGATTCGCTCATTGCCATCCATAAATTTCATGCACCCATTGCAGCATCGGGTTTGTGGATTATGGCAACTTATTGTTTGGGGCAATATTTGATTGTTGTGGGGATTTTGAAGCAGCTTTGGAGTGACAAATTGGATAGATAA